One genomic window of Etheostoma spectabile isolate EspeVRDwgs_2016 chromosome 5, UIUC_Espe_1.0, whole genome shotgun sequence includes the following:
- the bmp1a gene encoding bone morphogenetic protein 1a isoform X3, which produces MRSFKVDRIIDLAQRTVQIINHTDTGSTNQSSQNRQGSRRRKRAATSRPERVWPEGVIPYVISGNFSGNQRAIFRQAMRHWEKHTCVTFIERTQEESYIVFTYRPCGCCSYVGRRGGGPQAISIGKNCDKFGIVVHELGHVIGFWHEHTRPDRDEHVSIIRDNIQPGQEYNFLKMEPGEVDSLGEVYDFDSIMHYARNTFSRGIFLDTILPRYDVNGVRPPIGQRTRLSKGDIAQARKLYKCSRCGDSLQDSSGNFSSPGFPNGYSAYMHCIWRISVTPGEKIILNFTSMDLYRSHLCWYDHVEIRDGYWRKAPLKGRFCGDKLPEPIISTDSRLWIEFRSSSNWVGKGFSAVYEAICGGEVKKDNGQIQSPNYPDDYRPNKVCVWKVTVAQGYHVGLTFQSFEIERHDSCAYDYLEVRDGNSETSPLLGRFCGYDKPDDIKTSSNQLWMKFVSDGSVNKAGFAANFFKEMDECSKPDNGRCEQRCVNTLGSYKCACDPGYELAADKRSCEAACGGFITKLNGSITSPGWPREYPPNKNCIWQLVAPTQYRITLLFDVFETEGNDVCKYDYVEVRSGLSADSRLHGKFCGAEKPEAITSQYNNMRIEFKSDNTVSKKGFKAQFFSDKDECSKENGGCQHECVNTFGSYSCQCRSGFVLHENKHDCKEAGCDHTVNSVSGVITSPNWPDKYPSKKACTWALTTTPGHRIKIAFNELDMEAHLECAYDHIEIYDGRDGKAPSLGRFCGTKKPPPIMSSANKLFVRFFSDNSVQKKGFEASHTAECGGRLKAEVKTKDLFSHAQFGDNNYPGASDCQWVISAEKGYGVELIFQTFEIEEEADCGYDYMELFDGADTKSPRLGRYCGSGPPEEIYSAGDSIVIKFRSDDTINKKGFHVRYTSTKFQDTLHSRK; this is translated from the exons GATCAACCAACCAGAGTAGCCAAAACAGGCAAGGGTCACGGCGCAGGAAACGGGCGGCCACCTCCAGACCCGAGCGCGTTTGGCCTGAAGGGGTCATTCCCTACGTCATCAGTGGAAACTTTAGTGGCAA CCAGCGGGCGATATTCCGCCAAGCCATGCGCCACTGGGAGAAGCACACCTGCGTGACTTTTATTGAGAGGACGCAGGAGGAGAGCTATATTGTCTTCACCTACCGACCATGTGG GTGCTGCTCCTATGTGGGTCGTCGTGGAGGGGGCCCTCAGGCCATATCCATCGGGAAAAACTGCGACAAGTTTGGCATTGTGGTGCACGAGTTGGGTCACGTGATTGGATTCTGGCACGAACACACGCGGCCCGACCGAGACGAACACGTCAGCATTATTAGGGACAACATTCAACCAG GACAAGAGTATAACTTCTTGAAGATGGAGCCGGGGGAGGTGGACTCCTTGGGAGAAGTCTATGACTTTGACAGTATCATGCACTATGCCAGGAATACATTCTCCAG AGGCATCTTCCTGGACACCATCCTGCCACGCTACGATGTGAACGGAGTGCGACCACCCATTGGCCAGAGAACCAGACTGAGCAAAGGGGATATCGCACAGGCACGCAAACTCTACAAATGCTCCA gatGTGGGGACAGTCTGCAGGACAGCAGCGGGAACTTCTCCTCCCCTGGCTTCCCCAATGGATACTCAGCCTACATGCACTGCATCTGGAGAATATCAGTCACACCAGGGGAAAAG ATCATTCTGAACTTCACCTCCATGGATCTGTACAGGAGCCACTTGTGTTGGTACGACCATGTGGAAATCCGAGATGGATACTGGAGGAAGGCGCCTCTCAAAG GTCGTTTCTGTGGCGACAAGCTGCCTGAGCCAATCATCTCCACCGACAGCCGACTGTGGATTGAGTTCCGCAGCAGCAGTAACTGGGTGGGAAAAGGTTTCTCCGCCGTTTATGAGG CCATCTGTGGTGGGGAGGTGAAGAAAGACAACGGTCAGATCCAGTCCCCCAACTACCCCGATGACTACAGGCCCAACAAAGTGTGCGTGTGGAAGGTTACTGTAGCCCAGGGCTACCACGTTGGCCTTACCTTCCAGTCTTTTGAG ATTGAGAGACATGACAGTTGTGCCTACGACTACCTGGAGGTGCGCGATGGAAACTCTGAAACCAGTCCCCTGCTGGGACGCTTCTGTGGATACGACAAGCCAGACGACATCAAAACCAGCTCCAACCAGCTGTGGATGAAATTTGTTTCAGATGGCTCGGTCAACAAGGCCGGCTTTGCCGCCAACTTCTtcaaag AGATGGATGAGTGCTCCAAGCCGGACAACGGTCGCTGTGAGCAACGCTGTGTCAACACCCTAGGCAGCTACAAGTGTGCCTGTGACCCGGGCTATGAGCTGGCTGCAGACAAGCGCAGCTGTGAGG CCGCCTGCGGGGGCTTCATCACCAAGCTGAACGGGTCCATCACCAGCCCGGGTTGGCCCCGAGAGTACCCCCCAAACAAGAACTGCATCTGGCAGCTGGTGGCCCCCACACAGTACCGCATCACTCTGCTCTTTGACGTCTTCGAGACTGAGGGCAATGAT GTTTGTAAGTACGACTACGTGGAGGTGCGGAGTGGGCTGTCAGCAGACTCAAGGCTACATGGGAAGTTCTGTGGGGCAGAGAAACCAGAAGCGATCACCTCCCAGTACAACAACATGCGCATTGAGTTCAAATCTGACAACACCGTGTCCAAAAAGGGCTTTAAAGCGCAGTTCTTCTCAG ACAAAGATGAGTGCTCTAAGGAGAACGGTGGCTGTCAACACGAGTGCGTCAACACGTTCGGGAGCTACAGCTGTCAGTGCAGGAGCGGCTTTGTGCTGCATGAGAACAAACATGACTGCAAAGAAG CTGGCTGCGATCACACTGTGAACAGTGTGAGCGGTGTCATCACCAGCCCCAACTGGCCGGATAAATACCCCAGCAAGAAGGCATGCACCTGGGCACTCACCACCACTCCGGGCCACCGCATCAAAATC GCTTTCAACGAGCTGGACATGGAGGCCCATCTGGAGTGTGCCTATGACCACATTGAGATTTACGACGGGCGAGATGGGAAAGCTCCGAGTCTGGGTCGCTTCTGTGGCACCAAGAAGCCCCCGCCCATCATGTCTAGTGCCAACAAGCTGTTCGTTCGCTTCTTCTCTGATAACTCTGTGCAGAAGAAAGGCTTCGAGGCTTCCCATACGGCAG AGTGTGGAGGTCGCCTTAAGGCTGAGGTAAAGACCAAGGACCTGTTCTCACATGCCCAGTTCGGAGACAACAACTACCCCGGAGCCTCGGACTGCCAGTGGGTGATTTCGGCGGAGAAAGGCTACGGCGTGGAGCTCATCTTCCAGACCTTTGAGATCGAAGAGGAGGCAGACTGCGGCTATGACTACATGGAGCTCTTCGATGGAGCCGACACCAAGTCTCCACGGCTGGGACGTTACTGTGGCTCAGGG